In the genome of Streptomyces racemochromogenes, one region contains:
- a CDS encoding XRE family transcriptional regulator: protein MEQFAHDLRLLRRQAGNPSYRTMAKRAHYSVATLAEAARGLHKPSLKVTLAYVAACDGDPESWARRWYRLSSELEGPDAPARGQPRGSGLVPPQPSAGQRRPADEGPAPAGRAAAPRSPAPPERGAGPGRRRIAAGSLTADERAELRRLRSEVKELRHANAVLKAASAIFAADLRTNSQVVYNPADRQDPLA from the coding sequence TTGGAGCAATTCGCCCACGACCTGCGCCTTCTGCGCAGGCAAGCCGGGAACCCCTCCTACCGGACCATGGCCAAACGCGCCCACTACTCCGTGGCCACCCTCGCCGAAGCGGCCCGCGGGCTGCACAAACCCTCGCTGAAAGTGACCCTCGCCTACGTGGCCGCCTGCGACGGCGACCCCGAGTCCTGGGCCCGCCGCTGGTACCGGCTCAGCAGCGAACTGGAAGGACCCGACGCCCCCGCCCGCGGACAGCCGCGCGGTTCCGGCCTCGTGCCGCCCCAGCCGTCCGCCGGGCAGCGCCGCCCCGCGGACGAGGGGCCCGCCCCCGCCGGGAGGGCGGCCGCGCCCCGCTCCCCCGCGCCGCCCGAACGCGGGGCCGGCCCCGGCCGGCGCCGGATCGCCGCCGGTTCCCTGACGGCCGACGAGCGGGCCGAACTGCGGCGGCTGCGCAGCGAGGTCAAGGAACTGCGGCACGCCAACGCCGTGCTCAAGGCGGCCTCCGCGATCTTCGCCGCGGACCTCCGCACAAACTCCCAGGTCGTGTACAACCCGGCGGACCGCCAAGATCCGTTGGCATGA
- a CDS encoding KamA family radical SAM protein, which yields MDTARSQTESAALEAVYEYRSRPLVEPDWRRFPGWREVTEAEWADPQWQRAHCVKDAKGLRAVVGDLLDEEFYEDWEQDRLHRATMSVLLPPQMINTMAAEASAARPGELTKAFYDDPVRRYMLPVLSDRHPVWPSHPMASRDSLHEQDMWVVEGLTHRYPTKVLAELLSTCPQYCGHCTRMDLVGNSTPQVTKNKLQLKPADRADRILAHLRATPGIRDVVVSGGDLANMPWPRLERFVDGLLDIESIRDIRLASKGLIGLPQHWNSAPVLRGVERVAAKARSRGVRIALHTHANAAQQVTSGVARAAWNLLGAGLHDVRNQGVLMRGVNDSAHDLLDLCFALCDHAGITPYYFYMCDMIPNAEHWRVPLHSAQQIQRQIMGYLPGFATPRIVCDVPMAGKRWVDQADTYDRELGVSHWSKSYLTPLEAADPDAHSGSYHYYDPIDTLPLSGQRWWRETRQG from the coding sequence GTGGACACAGCACGCAGCCAGACGGAATCAGCGGCTCTCGAGGCCGTCTACGAGTACCGGAGCCGTCCGCTCGTGGAACCCGACTGGAGACGCTTCCCCGGATGGCGAGAGGTCACCGAGGCGGAGTGGGCGGATCCGCAGTGGCAGCGCGCCCACTGCGTCAAGGACGCGAAGGGACTGCGCGCCGTCGTCGGCGACCTGCTCGACGAGGAGTTCTACGAGGACTGGGAGCAGGACCGGCTGCACCGGGCGACGATGTCCGTCCTGCTGCCGCCCCAGATGATCAACACGATGGCCGCGGAGGCCTCGGCGGCCCGCCCCGGCGAGCTGACCAAGGCCTTCTACGACGACCCCGTACGGCGCTACATGCTGCCGGTCCTCTCCGACCGGCACCCGGTGTGGCCCTCGCACCCGATGGCCAGCCGGGACTCGCTGCACGAGCAGGACATGTGGGTGGTGGAGGGGCTGACCCACCGCTACCCCACCAAGGTGCTGGCGGAACTGCTGTCGACCTGCCCGCAGTACTGCGGGCACTGCACCCGGATGGACCTGGTCGGCAACTCCACCCCGCAGGTCACCAAGAACAAGCTCCAGCTCAAGCCGGCCGACCGGGCCGACCGGATCCTGGCCCACCTGCGCGCCACCCCGGGCATCCGGGACGTGGTGGTCTCCGGCGGCGACCTGGCGAACATGCCCTGGCCGCGGCTGGAGCGCTTCGTGGACGGGCTGCTGGACATCGAGTCGATCCGCGACATCCGGCTGGCCAGCAAGGGCCTGATCGGACTGCCCCAGCACTGGAACTCCGCCCCGGTGCTGCGCGGTGTCGAACGCGTCGCCGCCAAGGCGCGGTCCCGGGGCGTGCGCATCGCGCTGCACACCCACGCCAACGCCGCCCAGCAGGTGACGTCCGGCGTGGCCCGCGCGGCCTGGAACCTGCTGGGCGCCGGCCTGCACGACGTGCGCAACCAGGGCGTACTGATGCGCGGGGTCAACGACAGCGCGCACGACCTGCTCGACCTGTGCTTCGCGCTCTGCGACCACGCCGGCATCACTCCGTACTACTTCTACATGTGCGACATGATCCCGAACGCCGAGCACTGGCGCGTCCCGCTGCACAGCGCCCAGCAGATCCAGCGTCAGATCATGGGCTACCTGCCGGGGTTCGCCACGCCGCGCATCGTGTGCGACGTGCCGATGGCCGGCAAGCGGTGGGTGGACCAGGCGGACACCTACGACCGGGAACTCGGGGTCTCGCACTGGAGCAAGAGCTACCTCACCCCGCTGGAGGCGGCGGACCCGGACGCCCACAGCGGCTCGTACCACTACTACGACCCCATCGACACGCTCCCGCTCTCCGGGCAGCGCTGGTGGCGGGAAACCCGTCAGGGGTAG
- the vioD gene encoding capreomycidine synthase — MLEEWYRRHLGPDIHDISSSGVHPYTFAEIRDLCRISAADLDEIVMDDSVSQGGAGVRAAIADRYAGGDADRVLVTHGSSEAIALTLSTLLHPGDRVVVQEGIYHSLGHYPRAAGCDVVTLPAAAVRDGEIDPEVLTALVTPGTAAVIVNFPHNPTGVSLSPQGLKALTERTAVTGATLVWDAATAEIAHRWEVLPDPGADGGDTVSYGTFSKTFGLPGLRVGWAVAPKPLLTATFPLRDRTTLFLSPLVELIAERAMRSADVLIGARAAEARRNLAHLTEWMAEHEALGLVRWTPPEGGVCALPVFRELERSGAGPEAVERFCLELLDRHRTLLVPGTAFGAPHGARLGFGGPEEGFRAGLDGLSAFLRTRGPGR, encoded by the coding sequence GTGCTGGAGGAGTGGTACCGCCGGCACCTCGGCCCGGACATCCACGACATCAGCTCCAGCGGGGTCCACCCGTACACCTTCGCCGAGATACGCGACCTGTGCCGGATCTCCGCCGCCGACCTCGACGAGATCGTCATGGACGACAGCGTCTCGCAGGGCGGCGCCGGCGTCCGCGCGGCCATCGCCGACCGGTACGCCGGCGGCGACGCCGACCGGGTGCTGGTCACGCACGGCTCCAGCGAGGCCATCGCGCTGACCCTGAGCACGCTGCTGCACCCCGGCGACCGGGTGGTCGTCCAGGAGGGCATCTACCACTCGCTCGGCCACTATCCGCGGGCGGCGGGGTGCGACGTCGTCACCCTGCCGGCGGCGGCGGTCCGCGACGGCGAGATCGACCCGGAGGTGCTGACCGCCCTGGTCACACCGGGCACCGCGGCCGTGATCGTCAACTTCCCGCACAACCCCACCGGAGTGTCCCTCTCCCCCCAGGGCCTGAAGGCCCTCACGGAGCGGACCGCCGTCACCGGCGCCACGCTCGTCTGGGACGCGGCCACCGCCGAGATCGCCCACCGCTGGGAGGTGCTGCCCGATCCCGGCGCGGACGGCGGCGACACCGTCTCCTACGGCACCTTCTCCAAGACGTTCGGCCTGCCCGGGCTGCGCGTGGGCTGGGCCGTCGCGCCCAAGCCGCTGCTCACCGCCACCTTCCCGCTGCGCGACCGGACCACGCTGTTCCTGTCGCCGCTGGTCGAGCTGATCGCCGAGCGGGCGATGCGCAGCGCCGACGTGCTGATCGGGGCGCGGGCGGCCGAGGCCCGGCGCAACCTGGCGCACCTGACCGAGTGGATGGCCGAGCACGAGGCCCTCGGGCTGGTCCGGTGGACCCCGCCGGAGGGCGGGGTGTGCGCGCTGCCGGTCTTCCGCGAGCTGGAGCGGTCCGGTGCCGGCCCCGAGGCGGTGGAACGGTTCTGCCTGGAGCTGCTGGACCGCCACCGCACCCTGCTGGTCCCGGGCACGGCCTTCGGGGCCCCGCACGGCGCCCGGCTGGGCTTCGGCGGTCCGGAAGAGGGCTTCCGGGCGGGCCTGGACGGCCTGTCGGCCTTCCTGCGCACCCGCGGGCCGGGCCGGTGA